In Erpetoichthys calabaricus chromosome 2, fErpCal1.3, whole genome shotgun sequence, a genomic segment contains:
- the LOC114645265 gene encoding charged multivesicular body protein 4a-like has translation MNANSSSQDTIQNLRDTEEILKKRQDFLEQKISKELLIAKQNGIRNKRVALQALKRKKRYQQHLARIDGILCNIENQREALENASTNREVLDTMSTAAAALKMAHQNMDTDRIDKLMTEITEQQEIEHEISDAISTPIGFADDIDEVPPNFNILQHITISFNKVCLLISLLRRLPPIVRTHGLMHHLEEDACYPDRKETCQGIQQFMLLGLRDEGKDELLSELEDLKQEEIEEELQPFQLPSAPSELPSIPVGQKDEDEQEIRKLAEWAS, from the exons ATGAACGCAAATTCGAGTTCCCAAGATACGATACAAAACCTGCGGGACACAGAGGAAATCTTAAAAAAGAGACAGGACTTCTTGGAACAGAAAataagtaaagaattattaatagcCAAACAGAACGGAATCAGAAACAAGAGGG TTGCCCTTCAGGCCCTGAAACGTAAGAAAAGATATCAACAACATTTGGCCCGAATTGATGGAATACTCTGCAATATTGAGAATCAGCGGGAAGCCCTAGAAAATGCATCCACCAACAGAGAGGTTCTGGACACCATGTCAACAGCAGCTGCTGCCTtgaagatggcacatcaaaacaT GGACACTGACCGTATTGACAAGCTGATGACTGAAATCACAGAGCAGCAGGAGATTGAACATGAGATCTCGGATGCCATATCAACACCAATTGGCTTCGCAGATGACATTGATGAGGTACCACCTAATTTCAACATCCTACAGCACATTACAATCTCCTTTAATAAGGTTTGTTTGTTGATCTCTTTGTTGCGAAGGTTGCCCCCTATAGTGAGAACACATGGGCTGAT GCACCATCTAGAAGAGGACGCCTGTTATCCAGACAGAAAGGAGACTTGTCAGGGAATCCAGCAATTCATGTTATTAGGCCTACGGGATGAAGGAAAG GATGAGCTACTGTCAGAACTGGAGGATCTGAAGCAGGAAGAAATAGAGGAAGAGCTGCAGCCCTTTCAGCTTCCCAGTGCCCCGAGCGAGTTGCCATCAATACCAGTAGGCCAAAAAG ATGAGGATGAACAGGAGATAAGAAAGCTAGCAGAATGGGCTTCTTGa